A genomic window from Prunus persica cultivar Lovell chromosome G2, Prunus_persica_NCBIv2, whole genome shotgun sequence includes:
- the LOC18787096 gene encoding uncharacterized protein LOC18787096: protein MEVFYSSTPTNRKILSLNSPFPANFPAKSWNKKNPCRYNIPSFGFHKNPSFSIYLLSCHSTKFRALAHFGRPMSRRNSLRKKLIDEQKVNQISVPLNPSSDFQFLNNNFDDTESPLEKVNYDSVKESEFSNGVVADDSSVAETSSVKEPNAKSLVDSVLLGKLDSWMEQYKRDTEYWGIGSGHIFTVNQDSDGNVKVVSVNEDEILRRSRVERLELEDSAEVNLKILQAESLAREMESGKNVIARNSSVAKFVVEGEDSGFMKGIQGFSFRPEFLPNISRFGRLVLYGFIALWALKKLFTFGNKEERYSELEKEMMRRKIKSRKEKEMLEKGSVEVVQASSELPLGPFKKPSIDKQELMKAIMRENLTNGNLALQDSSTSMIVAENTDFDDKVQEIRNMARQAREIEGREHSLVGTDRKEIQTVNDEISDETVNDELSDEIVHDEILDEIKVVKQHEEEEANTLTNPLNGDCRQTKGSGDTASLEKLDCAKDGDIQTSSIPHIEVSDDRQSTNQDVRGSEHNLHLTDDSPFRESNKPKNGSIQVKPRVIRSVKEAREYLSKTRDKIKLNEEPQFEPVTGSDALVWLQSDEDSGNNVSQGPVMVNNIFAPEVPDRASDSPSMENACEHCDLKDKKFEDKKIDKPDETEKRYIRDVQKQQVSLDHESNDSDSIREPSVKYENWMEENFNEFEPIAKKIGVGFRDNYMVSREKGDQQSSMSSDMTQLGSNEEDDSELEWLKDDSLREIVLQVQENELGGRDPFYMMDAEDKDAFFKGLEKKVEKENKKLSKLHEWLHSNIENLDYGAEGISLYDPPEKIIPRWKGPPLEKSPEFLNYFQEQRNTIFAGNDGISVKKDEQNILQKSTESQSQENIATSSVVSDPNKKDNRNSKIVIEGSDGSVRAGKKSGKEFWQHTKKWSQGFLESYNAETDPEIKATMRDMGKGLDRWITEKEIQEAADLMNKMPEKNKKFMEKKLSKLKREMELFGPQAVVSKYREYAEDKKEDYLWWLDLPYVLCIELYTVDNEEQRIGFYSLEMAADLELEPKPYHVIAFEDTNDCKNLGYIIQAQMDMFGNGHAFVVAQPPKDVFREAKANGFGVTVIRKGEVQLNVDQTLEEVEEQITEIGSKIYHDKIMQERSMDISSLMKGVFGFSGKPTKRTRSKQTMKTAIGFGGKPAKRKRSKQMLKKPSKKER from the exons ATGGAggttttttattcttcaaccCCAACCAACCGCaaaattctctctctaaatTCACCTTTCCCTGCCAATTTTCCCGCCAAGTCTTGGAACAAGAAAAACCCATGTAGATACAACATTCCCAGCTTCGGGTTCCACAAAAACCCATCATTTTCGATCTATTTACTCTCATGTCATAGCACAAAGTTTCGAGCTTTAGCACACTTTGGTCGACCCATGAGCCGAAGAAATTCGCTGAGGAAGAAGCTCATTGACGAGCAAAAGGTGAACCAGATTTCCGTTCCTTTAAACCCAAGTTctgattttcagtttttgaataataattttgatgATACCGAGAGTCCCCTAGAGAAAGTGAACTATGATAGTGTGAAAGAGAGTGAATTTAGTAATGGGGTTGTTGCTGATGATAGTAGTGTGGCTGAAACGAGTAGTGTAAAAGAACCAAATGCAAAAAGCCTTGTTGATTCTGTTTTGTTGGGTAAATTGGATAGTTGGATGGAGCAGTATAAGAGAGATACCGAGTATTGGGGTATTGGTTCTGGTCATATTTTTACTGTCAATCAAGATTCTGATGGTAATGTGAAAGTGGTTTCGGTTAATGAGGATGAAATCTTGAGAAGAAGCCGAGTTGAGAGACTGGAATTGGAGGACTCGGCAGAGgtgaacttgaaaattttgcaAGCAGAGAGTTTGGCTAGAGAGATGGAGAGTGGGAAAAATGTGATTGCGAGGAATAGTTCAGTAGCCAAGTTTGTTGTTGAGGGTGAGGACTCGGGTTTTATGAAGGGAATTCAGGGTTTTAGTTTTCGACCAGAGTTCTTGCCAAATATATCTAGATTTGGGAGACTGGTGTTGTATGGTTTCATTGCATTGTGGGCATTGAAGAAGTTATTCACTTTTGGAAATAAAGAAGAACGATACTCAGAGTTGGAGAAGGAAATGATGAGGAGAAAGATAAAATcaagaaaggagaaagagatGTTAGAGAAGGGCAGCGTGGAAGTTGTTCAAGCATCTTCAGAATTGCCACTGGGTCCCTTTAAAAAGCCTAGCATTGATAAGCAAGAACTTATGAAGGCTATTATGAGAGAAAACTTGACAAATGGCAACCTGGCTTTACAAGATTCTTCAACTTCCATGATCGTTGCCGAAAATACTGATTTTGATGATAAAGTTCAGGAAATCAGAAATATGGCCAGGCAAGCGCGTGAAATTGAGGGTAGAGAACATTCTTTGGTTGGTACGGATAGAAAAGAAATTCAGACTGTGAATGATGAAATATCAGATGAAACTGTGAATGACGAACTTTCAGATGAAATTGTGCATGATGAAATTTTGGATGAAATCAAAGTTGTCAAACAgcatgaagaagaggaagcaaaTACTCTGACCAACCCTTTAAATGGAGATTGCAGACAAACTAAGGGTAGTGGTGATACTGCATCTCTTGAAAAGTTAGACTGTGCTAAGGATGGGGATATTCAAACTTCTAGTATTCCGCATATAGAAGTTTCAGATGATAGGCAAAGCACTAACCAGGATGTAAGAGGCAGTGAACATAATTTACACTTAACAGATGATTCTCCTTTTAGGGAGTCCAACAAGCCCAAAAATGGTTCCATCCAAGTAAAACCAAGGGTCATAAGGTCTGTGAAAGAAGCTAGGGAGTACCTATCTAAAACCCGTGACAAAATAAAGCTTAATGAAGAGCCCCAGTTTGAACCTGTCACAGGAAGTGATGCTCTTGTATGGCTACAAAGTGATGAAGACTCTGGCAACAATGTGAGTCAGGGACCGGTCATggttaataatatatttgcaCCTGAAGTTCCAGACAGAGCATCAGATTCTCCATCTATGGAAAATGCATGTGAACATTGTGATCTGAAGGATAAGAAATTTGAGGATAAAAAGATTGATAAACCTGATGAAACTGAGAAAAGATACATCAGGGATGTTCAAAAGCAACAGGTTTCTTTAGATCATGAAAGTAATGACAGTGATTCAATTAGAGAGCCATCTGTAAAATATGAGAACTGGATGGAGGAAAACTTCAATGAATTTGAACCTATAGCTAAGAAGATTGGAGTTGGTTTTAGAGATAATTACATGGTTTCAAGAGAAAAGGGAGATCAACAATCAAGTATGAGTTCTGACATGACACAGCTTGGGTctaatgaagaagatgacagTGAACTTGAATGGTTGAAAGATGACAGTCTCAGGGAAATTGTTCTTCAAGTCCAAGAAAATGAGTTGGGAGGGCGGGATCCGTTTTATATGATGGATGCTGAAGATAAGGATGCATTCTTCAAGGGTCTTGAGAAGAAAGTTGagaaagagaataaaaagcTGTCGAAACTGCACGAGTGGCTCCACTCAAACATTGAAAATCTCGATTATGGTGCAG AGGGTATCAGCTTGTATGATCCACCAGAAAAAATTATACCACGATGGAAAGGTCCCCCTTTAGAAAAGAGTCCAGAGTTCTTGAATTATTTCCAAGAGCAGCGCAACACCATTTTTGCTGGAAATGATGGGATTTCAGTGAAAAAAGATGAGCAGAACATTCTTCAGAAATCAACAGAATCCCAATCCCAAGAGAATATTGCCACTTCTTCTGTAGTCAGTGACCCAAATAAGAAGGATAATAGAAATTCAAAGATAGTTATAGAAGGGAGTGATGGTTCTGTCAGAGCTGGCAAAAAATCAGGGAAGGAGTTTTGGCAGCACACAAAAAAATGGTCCCAGGGGTTTTTGGAATCCTACAATGCAGAGACCGACCCAGAAATTAAAGCCACAATGAGGGACATGGGGAAGGGTTTGGATCGATGGAtcacagaaaaagaaatacagGAAGCTGCTGATCTGATGAACAAAATGCctgaaaaaaacaagaaattcatGGAAAAGAAACTCAGCAAGCTTAAAAGAGAGATGGAATTGTTTGGCCCACAAGCTGTAGTGAGCAAATACCGTGAATATGCAGAAGATAAGAAAGAAGATTACTTGTGGTGGTTAGATCTTCCTTACGTGCTG TGCATCGAGTTGTACACAGTTGATAATGAAGAACAAAGGATAGGATTTTACTCATTGGAGATGGCTGCAGATCTTGAATTGGAACCAAAGCCGTATCATGTTATTGCTTTCGAGGACACTAATGATTGCAAAAATCTTGGTTATATCATCCAGGCTCAAATGGATATGTTTGGGAATGGCCACGCCTTTGTTGTTGCCCAGCCACCTAAG GATGTTTTTCGGGAAGCCAAAGCAAATGGCTTCGGTGTAACTGTCATTAGGAAAGGAGAGGTTCAGCTCAACGTGGACCAAACTTTGGAAGAAGTGGAGGAACAGATCACTGAGATCGGGAGCAAAATATACCATGATAAGATCATGCAGGAGCGTTCTATGGACATAAGCTCATTGATGAAGGGTGTATTTGGTTTCAGCGGCAAACCTACTAAGAG AACAAGATCAAAGCAAACGATGAAGACTGCAATTGGATTCGGTGGCAAACCTGCTAAGAG AAAAAGATCAAAGCAGATGCTGAAGAAGCCTAGCAAGAAAGAAAGGTGA